The genomic DNA GGGAGATTTTCTATCATGAGAACAGTGTGGAACTCCACCTACACCGAGCTGTTATGGAGTTTGGGGTCTCTTCCTGTGAAGCCTGGAAGAAATTACAGAGCAGTCAgaattattgttgtgttttgtgatATGGGAGAAGAACCAGTTCtgaaattagatgtttttggAGCTATTTTTGGAGTAGCTGCAGTTGGAAAAAATATCTTATACTCAGAAAAGTGAGCAATAACCTACaccatttatatatttacagcCTGGAGGAAGTTTGACCAGACAGGACCAAGCGTCCTAGTACTTCAGCAGagcctttattttctcttctttcaaTTAAGAAGTCTAATCGAATTACCATTATGGACAATTTTTCAGACAATTACAATAAAGGTTCCACTTGAAAAGTATTTAAGGTTTTACTTTTACACAAGTACCAGCATTGTTATATTTAAACCCTATAACTGTGGAGCTattcttgatttattttgctCTGCATTTACTTATGTGAAcactttgagttttaattttgttgaatttttcagaatttgcgcaatactttttttgtcacacatcATCATAATGGGGGATTTCTGTGTAGAAtctttagaaaagaaataatttagtaCATTTAGGACTAAGAAAGTACTGAACCAAATGAAGGAACAGTTAAAAGCCTGTAATAGGCTTAACTACACTTCTAAGTACACATACTCAAATTCTCATACTCACCAAATGATGATTTTGAACACGCAGAAAAGCATTATAATCCCTAATACTGTCAGAATTGGAATATGAACTTCAGAACGCTCAATTCctgggaaaataagaaatgaaaaagaaaaacaaaactgaatacaCGCAAGATATAACAGCAACATGGCGGACTCAACCTTCCAGATCAACGGTCTTCACTTATTCTGAGCGGACCACGACCATTGGAGACCAGGGAGGAGGTCTCTGTATGTACGTTGAATGAAAGTTGATGTACGAACTGTGGAGTGGTAAAAAACTGCTGCTCTGAGGTGATAAAACTTATGACAGTGAAATGTCTTCCGTATTCTCTGCCTCTGGAGTTTACAGCATGTTCCTCACCATTGTTTACATTCCGCAGGTTATTAAAGGCAACAAACCATTGAAGGAGCTACATAACACCATTAGGTCACTGCAGGTAAAGCACCCAGAGAAGTTTTACGTGGTTGCAGGGGACTTTAATCATCTGAAACTGGCGTACAGTCAGCCCAGTTTTTTACCAGCATGTCACCCTTCCGACATGGGGAAACATGTAGGAAGGACTGTGTCACTCAGTCACTGTGTGGCCCAGGCATGCAGCCTCTGTGCTCCAAGACTGTTTTCAGTGCACAGATTGGCAGGTTTTAAAAGAGGGAGCTGCTTATGAGGGAGAGGTGGACCTGGAGGAATACACCTCCACTGCTTTGGGCTTCGAATCTAAGTGTGCTGATGATGTCACCATTACCAAGAAAGCAACCTGTTACCCAAACCAGAAACTGTGGCTGAATGCTGAGGTCAGAGCTCTACTGAAGGCCAGGGACGTTGCGCTCAGGACATTCTCATCTCATTGGTGGTCCACACAGCCCTCACCCACCTAGAGAGTATAAACTCTCACATCTGTCTGCTCTTTCTGGATTTCTCCTCGGCCTGCAACACCATCATCCTACAGACCCTGGTGCAGAAGCTCTCCTCTCTTGGACTGAGTCCCACTCTGGGGAGCTGGATTCTGGACTTCCTGACCAACAGACCTTAGACTGTCAGGGTCTACAAACCCATTTCCTCCTCCATCACCTTCAGCACTGGCTCGCCGCAGGCAGTGCACTGAGCTCCCTCCTCTTCACTCTCCTGACATATGAACGCTCGGCAAGGCACCCCAGCTTTCATATCGTGAAGTTTGCCGACGACACAGCAGAAGCGGGATGCATCACGAACAGTGGTGGAGATGGTGGTGGATTACAGAAAGGACAAGGATCCTCTTCAGCCCTTGTACATCGGAAGAGCAGCTGTGGAGGTGGTCTCCAGCTGCAGGCACCTGGGTGTGCAAATATCCACAGGCCTCAGCTAGAGTGCCAACACCTCCCATCTGGTCAGGAAGGCCCAACAGAATCTCTACTTCCTCTGGAAGCTGCAGGGAGGTGAACATGGCAACTCAGTTCTGAGGAGCTTCTATCGCTGTGTGGTGGAGAGCGTTCTCTGCACCTGCAGCACCGTGTGGCACGGCAGCTGCACTGCTGCTGAGAGGACGACTCTGCAGAGGGTGGTCAAGGCAGCACAGAGTGCTGTGGGGAGCAGCCTTTCCTCCACCTTGGACATCCACACATCACAATGCAGGAGGAGGGAGCTCCTCATCATGAAGGACTCTACCCATCCTGCACACAGTCTATTCCAGTCCTTTCCTTCAGGCAGGAGGCTGAGGAGCATCCAGAGCAAAACCACCAggctgagaaacagtttcttccctgCAGCTGACAAACTGCTGAATTCGATCTGCACTTAATTCAGCtacattgtactttttatttatttacacatatctatctatctatctatctatctatctatctatctatctatctatctatctatctatctatctatctatctatctatctatctatctatctatctatctatctatctatctatcaagatagatatatatagatatatatatactgtatatatatacatagttACTCATTGCTTATCTGGGACCACCACAAGCAAAAATTGAGAAAtgatatgacaataaaaaattcttgagtccttattttaatgttgaatcTAAAATCTGCAAATGTTAAAGCTTCAGAAAAGTATGGAGGTACTGTCGGCTCAGCAAAACTTGATTTTCCTCCTAAACTGACAGgcatcatatttttgttttatttattttttgctgactcagataaaaaaaatgagctAGTTTGcaacaatcaaaaagaaaaagtaagtGCAGAAAAAATCTGTCAGAGGAACAGATGAGTACCTTTTCTTCCAAGACCTTCATGAGACAGCCCAATCCCTGAATGGAGAAAAAGTAAATCTGAATCAATCTGATTGCTTAAATATGTTTCCATCTGCAACTTTCAAATGATCCCTTGGTGACTCAGGATCAGTAACATCCTTCCATATTTCTCTATTTACCTATTGCTGGAAGAGTCAGACGAATCTCTGGAGATTTCTGACTACCAACATCATTCGTGGCCACACAGTAATAAGCTTCCTCCTCAGTGACATGGAGTCCATAATTTTCTCCTTCACCTACTTTCAAGGCTCCATTTGAGGTTTTCTCAAACCAGGTGAAGACGCTGACGGGAGGCTTGGCTCTGCTGGAGCAACGCAGCTCCACCCATCTACCTTTTGTTAAAGTGATGGATACTGAGGTGTTCTTGGGAGAATCTGAGGAAAATGTGACACACCTTAAGCTTATTGACGAGAACCAGATGAACCATGATGTTCTGACAGGATCATTTACAGCAGAGGTGTCGAAAGTCgggcctggagggccggcatcgtTGCATGTTGTAGTTCTCTCGCtcgtggtagtaacaaccttttcagcatgtcaatgttctccctaggccttctaatgagccatcatttgaccCAGGTGCATTATGTCAGGGACAGaagtaaaacatgcaggatcCCGGCCccccaggaccgactttggcaTCACTGACTTACAGGAAACACTGAGAGTCACATCTGTATCTGCTGACTTGTGTTTTCCTCCATCCACAGGATATATGGCAAAGCAGGTGATGTTGTATCCATCGTGGATCTCTGACAGAGTGATGTTCTGCTGGATTGTAGTTGTAAACGTTCCATCTTTGTTCCTCTCCATCTGTCTGTGAGGGTTTGGTTGGAGGTTCAAGGTGAGTCCAGGAGGTGATTGTGGACAGGGAGTGAGAGCTGAGCACGTTACGGTGACAGAGTTCTTCTCCTTCATGTCACCTGAGATTTCAATCCTGGGGCTCCAAGCAGAATCTGtgttttcacatcacacacacattttacacagtGAGATACAGCAGACTGACTCCACTTTAGACATGTGGAGCATAACAAGATGGCAGATGAtaaagaaaaactcacattgaaaaataaaattagataaaaCATCCACTTTTACATTGACAAGCTGCTTTCTTTAACTCTGGACTCTGACTCTGTTGATGACCCTACACAGTAGACGTTTAGCTTTACAGTGAAGACTCAGTTTATGGAGTTTGTCATCAAAATTCATTTTCTCttgataaaaaaacatttgttgtcaGACTAGAAAGTTTTCTTAGTAAACATCATCTACTGACTGAAAGTCAGTATGGATTTAGGTCACAAAGATCCACAGCAATGGCAGTTATGCATTTAATGGAAGAGGTGACCAGTGCtttagataaaaagaaacatgctgttggggtatttattgatttgaaaaaagcaTTTGACACAATTGATCATGATATACTACTCAGAAAACTTGAGTGTTATGGTCTAAGAGGAGTAGTGTTGCACTGGATGAAAAATTATCTCAGCAATAGGCAACAATTTGTGCAGTTGGGTAATTTCCAATCCTCATGCTTGGATATTGTTTGTGGTGTCCCTCAGGGCTCGGTATTGGGgccaaaattgtttattttgtatataaatgACATATGTAAGGTATCTAAGAGATTTAACTTTGTACTATTTGCTGATGACTCAACCATCTTTGGCACGGGTGAAGATTTAAGAAAGATGTTGTTTGAAATGAATCAAGACTTATGTAAACTGAAGGAGTGGTTTAATATTAACAAATTGTCActaaatttagataaaacaaagtttatgttGTTCGGTAAGTGTAAAGAGAAGAGTGATTTAATAATACAAATTGATAATATGATTGTGGAGAGAGTGACTGAAATTAGGTTTTTGGGAGTACTGATTCAAAACAAGATCTGTTGGAAACCTCATATAAGATATGTCCAATCTAAATTGGTAAGAAGTATTGCAGTCCTTGCTAAtgctagaaaatatttaaactcctCTGCCCTATACATTCTGTACTACTCACTTATTTTACCTTACCTAAGTTACTGTGTGGAAATTTGGGGCAACACTTACAGAACGTTACTACAACCATTATGCACATTACAAAAAAGAGCCATTCGCTTAGTTCATAAGGTTGATTTTTACTGTCATACCCACAATCTATTTATagattcttatttattgaagtTCACTGATTTAGTAGAGTTTCAAACTGCACAGATtatgtttaaagtcagaaataaaatattgccaGAAAAGATTCAACAATTATTTTCCGATAGAGTGGGGGGATATGACTATAGAGAAAACCTTAACTTCAGAACTTTGAAGGCTCGtacaacaatgaaaacattgtgCATTTCGGGGGTTGGTGTGAGGATCTGGAATAAACTCTCTGAAGAGCTGAAGCAAAGTCCAAGTatgagacattttaagaaaGGTCTCAAGGCAGCTATTATTCAAAGTTATAAGGAAGAACAAGGGGGATAATCCTGGTTGGGAACCAAAACTTTAGGTAGGATGTCATCAAGTAGGTGGCATGTCGGCGCAGGTGTGGGTAAATATATAAAGGTATGAAAATAACAGTGTATTTTGTCTATAAGCAAATGGGTGTGTATATGGGTGTATGTACGTATATATgtttgtatatgtaaatatatatatatgcatgtgtacagatgtgtatgtgtgtgtatgcactATTTTCATCTAGCTGAGGAAATCTTATTATACTTATTATTTCCTTTGTCAGAAAGGATATCGGACATTGAAAATACTGTGATAAATTACAGCTGGAAAAGGGGTATGACTACATAAGTTATACTTCAGCATACTCCTTTTCAGACTCATAATCACCgatgtgatgtgtttttttttattgttttttttttgtttgtttcttttttaaaagaaatatattatgTACTTTGTGTCGTTTACACTGTCGGTGAAAGgtttgtctgaaataaactaaactaaactaaactaaatgtcacatacataaaaacaaaatgctctcACCTTTAACTGTTACTTGAATAGGATCACAGGTAGCAAATGATCTGAACGGCCCGCTTTCAACTCTGAAGTAGTATGTACCTCCATACTCTTTAaccattttagaaaacacagttGTGCAGTTTCTCTCACTCAGACTTCCAATTATGTTGATTCCATATTTGCTTTCTGACCAACTGGTGTTGTAAACTATATTCCttggaaaagaaacaatgtAGATTGACGTTTTTATCCAGattccaaatgtttttcttctgctgtcaaACTTCATGATCTTGTCGTCAGTAAAGCTACATGGAATTAGCAAACAGGATCCACTCAGAGCGTCAACATGCTTTGGCGCAGTAATGTTGATTCCCATGTGAGTCGAATGACATGCAGTCTGAATTCCTGTAAAAGTAGAATAAAGATGGACACAATGTGAAGCAAAATGGCCATGAAGAGAAGTTTCCTGACCTGTAAACTGCAGCCTGTTACAGGTAgagcattaaaacaaaacaggatcTATTTCTGGggactggaaaaataaatgcttcCAGTAATGTCTCCAAATGAAAGTGAGAGAGGCAACAGCTCACCTGGAAGAAAAAAGACACTCAGCAACATGCTGACTGTCAGCAAGTTCTCAGACAGGGCTGCCATCACTCTCTTACATCCCTCCATCAGCTCACAGAGACAAGACGAAAGAAAAGCTTCAGTTTAAATAAAGGCGGATAATTAAATAGAATTTCAAGTTATGTCAGAgaattgttacatttaaatcttccaaagaaatgcataaatagGGCAAAACCAAAGCATCAAATTTTTGGCACTTTTACGCCATAAGGTAACATAAGTAGAATAATAATTAATGTTACTGGGACTCTATGGTCTCTGTGATCATTTATTGCTATTTGACAAATTTACCTCAGTAATCCATATAACTAATCTTATTGTGGCATAGATTCAACAAGATACTGGAAATACATTGACATGACAGCATCACTCAGTTTCTGCAGATTTGTCAGCTGCACATCAGTGATGTGAATCTCCcgttccaccacatcccaaaggttttctattggcctgagatctggtgactgtggaggccatTTGACTTCAGTGTTCatgaaaccagtctgagatgattGGCTCTTTATGACATGGCGTGTTATCCTTCTGGAAGTAGCCATCA from Xiphophorus couchianus chromosome 21, X_couchianus-1.0, whole genome shotgun sequence includes the following:
- the LOC114137230 gene encoding sialic acid-binding Ig-like lectin 7 isoform X1, whose amino-acid sequence is MEGCKRVMAALSENLLTVSMLLSVFFLPGIQTACHSTHMGINITAPKHVDALSGSCLLIPCSFTDDKIMKFDSRRKTFGIWIKTSIYIVSFPRNIVYNTSWSESKYGINIIGSLSERNCTTVFSKMVKEYGGTYYFRVESGPFRSFATCDPIQVTVKDSAWSPRIEISGDMKEKNSVTVTCSALTPCPQSPPGLTLNLQPNPHRQMERNKDGTFTTTIQQNITLSEIHDGYNITCFAIYPVDGGKHKSADTDVTLSVSYSPKNTSVSITLTKGRWVELRCSSRAKPPVSVFTWFEKTSNGALKVGEGENYGLHVTEEEAYYCVATNDVGSQKSPEIRLTLPAIGIGLSHEGLGRKGIERSEVHIPILTVLGIIMLFCVFKIIIWLHRKRPQTP
- the LOC114137230 gene encoding sialic acid-binding Ig-like lectin 7 isoform X2, with product MEGCKRVMAALSENLLTVSMLLSVFFLPGIQTACHSTHMGINITAPKHVDALSGSCLLIPCSFTDDKIMKFDSRRKTFGIWIKTSIYIVSFPRNIVYNTSWSESKYGINIIGSLSERNCTTVFSKMVKEYGGTYYFRVESGPFRSFATCDPIQVTVKDSAWSPRIEISGDMKEKNSVTVTCSALTPCPQSPPGLTLNLQPNPHRQMERNKDGTFTTTIQQNITLSEIHDGYNITCFAIYPVDGGKHKSADTDVTLSVSYSPKNTSVSITLTKGRWVELRCSSRAKPPVSVFTWFEKTSNGALKVGEGENYGLHVTEEEAYYCVATNDVGSQKSPEIRLTLPAIGIGLSHEGLGRKASCLKERTGIDCVQDG